One region of Syngnathus scovelli strain Florida chromosome 15, RoL_Ssco_1.2, whole genome shotgun sequence genomic DNA includes:
- the kcnk12l gene encoding potassium channel subfamily K member 13 isoform X1 — MAQRKTAACLPKAPINQDNARFFLLAALIFLYLLCGAAIFSVLEHPFELRARRLWRQQLDNFTRRYSVHPRALHTLLRQYEEANGAGIRVDALRPRWDFSGAFYFVGTVVSTIGFGMTTPATIAGKIFLIFYGLIGCAATILFFNLFLERIITMLAYIMRWCHERRLRFGGVGDMSSRQEPSGEEDSLEGWKPSVYYVMLILGLASIVIACSASTLYCSMENWSYVDSLYFCFVAFSTIGFGDLVSSQRLHYESQEAYRLGNCLFILMGVCCIYSLFNVISIIIKQTLNWILEKLLCPGDRRLCSCSATGCWWLCCHCPHDRKHNRRHQPAPFGQKRSKRNTVQPLPSHCPAGRQRYADGSVETVYDSETDGGAVTDGVYVGRRMSGEMISVNEFMVPNKVSLAILQKQLSETAHQGPRQSYGHQNGFSEGVGALAFMNNRLQETSVDRSHGRTAGAWVTSFCTCYFRLQEIFQLGLLV; from the exons ATGGCTCAGAGGAAGACTGCAGCCTGCCTCCCCAAAGCACCCATCAACCAAGACAACGCTCGTTTCTTCCTTCTCGCTGCACTCATTTTTCTCTACCTCCTGTGCGGGGCCGCCATcttctccgtcctggagcacccATTTGAGCTCCGTGCCCGCCGCCTGTGGCGCCAGCAGCTGGATAACTTCACCCGCCGATACAGCGTTCACCCGAGGGCCCTGCACACCTTGCTGCGACAGTACGAGGAGGCCAATGGAGCGGGGATACGAGTGGACGCATTAAGGCCTCGCTGGGACTTTTCTGGAGCGTTTTACTTTGTTGGTACAGTGGTCTCCACGATTG gGTTTGGTATGACCACACCAGCGACTATAGCCGGAAAGATCTTCTTAATCTTTTACGGTCTGATCGGCTGCGCTGCCACCATCCTCTTTTTCAACCTCTTCTTGGAGAGGATCATCACCATGCTGGCCTACATCATGCGCTGGTGTCATGAACGTCGCCTTCGTTTCGGTGGAGTCGGCGACATGTCTAGCAGACAGGAGCCGTCCGGGGAGGAGGATAGCCTCGAAGGCTGGAAACCTTCCGTTTATTATGTGATGCTGATTCTTGGACTGGCCTCAATAGTGATCGCATGCAGTGCCTCTACACTCTACTGTTCCATGGAGAACTGGAGCTATGTGGACTCTCTGTATTTCTGCTTTGTGGCCTTCAGTACCATCGGCTTTGGGGACCTGGTAAGCAGCCAGAGGCTGCACTATGAATCTCAGGAGGCCTACCGGCTCGGAAACTGCCTTTTCATCCTCATGGGAGTTTGTTGTATTTATTCACTCTTTAATGTCATTTCCATCATCATCAAACAGACTCTTAACTGGATCTTGGAAAAATTGCTGTGTCCCGGTGACCGTCGGCTCTGCTCTTGTTCCGCAACCGGATGCTGGTGGCTCTGCTGCCACTGCCCGCACGACAGAAAGCACAATCGGAGGCATCAGCCGGCACCCTTTGGGCAAAAACGATCGAAGCGCAACACAGTCCAGCCGCTGCCGTCGCACTGTCCTGCAGGGAGGCAGCGTTACGCAGACGGCTCGGTGGAGACTGTGTATGACAGCGAGACGGACGGCGGCGCGGTAACGGACGGGGTGTACGTAGGCCGCCGGATGTCGGGAGAAATGATTTCTGTCAATGAGTTCATGGTTCCCAATAAGGTGTCTTTGGCAATTCTGCAGAAGCAACTGAGCGAAACCGCTCACCAGGGGCCGCGGCAGAGTTATGGCCACCAGAATGGATTTTCGGAGGGAGTAGGTGCTTTGGCCTTTATGAATAACCGTCTACAGGAAACCAGTGTGGATAG GAGTCATGGAAGAACTGCCGGAGCATGGGTGACATCATTCTGTACCTGCTACTTTCGACTCCAGGAGATCTTCCAGCTCGGCCTCCTGGTGTAA
- the ppm1nb gene encoding protein phosphatase, Mg2+/Mn2+ dependent, 1Nb (putative), with product MRTSRKGSVEMPAFVRQLVKETEKRVSSFFKGGRGGAAEGEQTGEGEKEEVIPSPYLDRPVLDKLAEEGCARWGLTYALGSMQGWRTNMEDYHNCVPQLGGELADWSFFAVFDGHAGSTAAQHCSQHLLGHILATGGLGPEDDPDRVKGSLTEGFLQTDKHLHAVARREGWERGGTTVVSALISPYNIYFANCGDSRAVLCRSGQVCFSTEDHKPYSPLEKERIENAGGSVTLQRINGSLAVSRALGDFSYKGAENRSPNEQMVSPEPEVCVVERSPADEFLVLACDGVWDTISNEELCAFIHNRLLVCTDLRDVCSQVIDLCLYKGSLDNISIILLCFPGAPQLSTEALHQEAELEDLLESKVAEIYDELCARGEDPDLLAVLTILASTVIPGLPPGGGIQSKRNCIISAYYQQREMHNPTVPNATEGS from the exons ATGAGGACGTCGAGGAAAGGGAGCGTGGAGATGCCTGCGTTTGTGCGGCAGCTGGTCAAAGAGACAGAGAAGAGGGTCAGCTCTTTCTTCAAGGGGGGCCGGGGAGGAGCAGCTGAAGGGGAGCAGACCGGGGAGGGCGAGAAGGAGGAGGTCATTCCCAGCCCCTACTTGGACCGGCCGGTGTTGGACAAGCTGGCGGAGGAGGGCTGCGCCCGTTGGGGGCTCACCTATGCCCTGGGGAGCATGCAAGGCTGGAGAACCAACATGGAGGACTACCACAACTGCGTGCCTCAGCTAGGGGGAGAGCTGGCGGACTGGAGCTTCTTCGCCGTCTTCGATGGACATGCGGGTAGCACAGCGGCACAGCACTGCTCGCAGCACCTTCTGGGTCACATCCTGGCTACAG GTGGCCTTGGGCCCGAAGACGACCCTGACAGGGTAAAAGGGTCTCTAACTGAAGGCTTCTTGCAAACAGACAAGCATCTCCACGCCGTGGCCCGTCGAGAAGGATGGGAGAGAGGCGGCACCACCGTAGTGTCCGCCCTCATCTCACCCTACAACATCTACTTTGCCAACTGCGGGGACTCGAGGGCCGTGTTGTGTCGCTCGGGTCAGGTTTGCTTCTCCACCGAGGACCACAAACCTTACAGTCCTCTGGAGAAGGAGCGCATTGAAAACGCTGGAGGATCTGTGACCCTCCAACGTATCAATGGCTCATTGGCTGTCTCCCGAGCCCTGGGTGACTTTAGCTATAAGGGGGCGGAGAACAGATCGCCCAACGAGCAGATGGTCTCGCCCGAGCCGGAGGTGTGCGTGGTGGAACGTTCGCCAGCCGACGAGTTCCTGGTGCTTGCCTGCGATGGAGTGTGGGACACGATCAGCAATGAGGAGCTTTGCGCCTTCATCCACAACCGCCTGCTCGTGTGCACCGACCTGAGGGATGTCTGCTCACAGGTCATTGACCTTTGCCTCTATAAG GGCAGTCTTGACAACATCAGCATCATTCTGCTGTGCTTCCCTGGAGCTCCTCAATTGTCCACGGAGGCGTTACACCAGGAGGCCGAGCTGGAAGATCTCCTGGAGTCGAAAGTAGCAG AGATTTATGATGAGCTGTGTGCCAGAGGAGAGGATCCTGATTTGCTGGCGGTCCTCACAATCCTCGCATCTACCGTAATACCCGGATTACCGCCAGGGGGAGGCATACAGAGCAA AAGGAACTGCATTATCTCTGCTTACTACCAACAGAGAGAGATGCATAATCCTACAGTACCAAAT GCAACGGAAGGGTCCTGA
- the ccdc61 gene encoding centrosomal protein CCDC61 isoform X2 — MEEGSEVMENIVFRGVEFAVKVEVDKGVLLVEISDSKTADQWKGEFDPAYIEDLTRKTGNFKQFPIFCSMLESAVRKTSDSVTLDLLTYADLELLRNRKAGVVGRPRGHPQSSALTAKRYLILIYTVEFDRIHYPLPLPYIGKPDPAALQKEIRSLRAELSALTSQGVGKSAELEIHRLRAELALMKEEKEAIAKVLERLQLGGSVPTPGGPQDWRGRDVVRTLEEQLLKERAKSQRSATKRCQEQQLLMEQLDELRASECTLRLHVKSLTNELALLRRRGTPTSACGEIYRSHNPVRGRSGSRERRVDRVQRSTERGRRADSTGTRSVVRRPSPSPTGSRAPRFDPTAYIQDKQRRLRESELKKQLKVRRDLMMSPSLIPERGRSRSREGCPQLSRTGSRGRSLSIERQRSRNSSESSLVDMEEMTKALLRGRKQTFNGPSTSRGNLIAGKPLSSTPTYRMKDRESSIDTGAELSEIDARLQALQEYMRDLDTGH, encoded by the exons ATGGAGGAGGGCTCGGAGGTGATGGAGAATATTGTGTTCCGAGGAGTGGAATTTGCCGTGAAGGTTGAAGTGGATAAGGGCGTGCTGCTGGTGGAAATTTCTGATTCAAAGACGGCAGATCAGTGGAAGGGAGAATTTGATCCGGCGT aCATCGAAGACCTCACACGCAAAACGGGCAACTTCAAACAGTTCCCCATTTTTTGTAGCATGTTGGAATCCGCTGTGAGAAAG ACGAGTGATTCTGTCACACTCGACTTATTGACCTATGCGGACCTGGAGCTTCTGCGGAATAGGAAAGCCGGAGTGGTCGGTCGCCCTCGGGGCCATCCGCAGTCGTCCGCTCTTACCGCCAAACGCTACCTTATTCTCATCTACACTGTGGAGTTTGACAG GATACACTACCCTTTACCGCTGCCATACATCGGAAAGCCGGACCCGGCCGCCTTGCAGAAAGAGATCAGGAGTCTTAGGGCGGAGCTAAGCGCACTCACCTCTCAAGGAGTTGGCAAGTCTGCGGAGCTCGAAATCCACCGCTTACGAGCGGA GCTAGCTCTGATGAAGGAGGAGAAAGAGGCCATCGCCAAAGTCTTGGAGCGATTGCAGCTCGGTGGAAGCGTTCCTACGCCCGGCGGTCCTCAAGACTGGAGGGGTCGGGACGTGGTGAGGACCTTGGAGGAGCAGCTGCTCAAGGAGAGGGCAAAGAGTCAGCGCTCGGCCACCAAACGATGCCAGGAGCAGCAACTGCTGATGGAGCAG CTGGATGAACTAAGGGCCTCGGAGTGCACGCTCCGCCTTCATGTCAAGAGTCTGACTAATGAACTGGCTCTGCTACGCAGAAG AGGGACGCCCACTTCTGCATGTGGGGAGATCTATCGTTCGCACAACCCTGTCAGGGGTCGCTCGGGATCCAGAGAACGGAGAGTCGACAGAGTGCAAAGGTCAACGGAAAGAGGGAGACGAGCAGACTCGACAGGGACTCGTTCTGTCGTACGGAGGCCCTCACCTTCTCCCACTG GGTCTCGAGCGCCTCGTTTTGACCCAACTGCTTATATCCAGGACAAACAGCGCCGACTAAGAGAATCTGAACTCAAAAA ACAGTTAAAGGTGCGGCGGGACTTAATGATGTCACCATCACTGATACCTGAACGAGGCCGTTCCCGCTCCAGAGAGGGTTGTCCTCAGTTGAGTCGCACCGGGAGCCGAGGAAGGAGTTTGTCTATAGAGCGGCAAAGAAGCAGGAACTCCTCTGAGAGCTCCTTAGTGGATATGGAGGAGATGACCAAAGCGCTCCTCAG AGGAAGAAAACAGACATTCAACGGCCCCAGTACG TCCAGAGGGAACCTGATAGCCGGCAAGCCCTTAAGCAGCACTCCAACATACAGGATGAAGGACAGAG AGAGCTCCATCGACACAGGCGCGGAGCTGTCGGAGATAGACGCCAGGCTTCAGGCCCTGCAGGAGTACATGAGGGACTTGGACACAGGACATTAA
- the kcnk12l gene encoding potassium channel subfamily K member 13 isoform X3, translating to MAQRKTAACLPKAPINQDNARFFLLAALIFLYLLCGAAIFSVLEHPFELRARRLWRQQLDNFTRRYSVHPRALHTLLRQYEEANGAGIRVDALRPRWDFSGAFYFVGTVVSTIGFGMTTPATIAGKIFLIFYGLIGCAATILFFNLFLERIITMLAYIMRWCHERRLRFGGVGDMSSRQEPSGEEDSLEGWKPSVYYVMLILGLASIVIACSASTLYCSMENWSYVDSLYFCFVAFSTIGFGDLVSSQRLHYESQEAYRLGNCLFILMGVCCIYSLFNVISIIIKQTLNWILEKLLCPGDRRLCSCSATGCWWLCCHCPHDRKHNRRHQPAPFGQKRSKRNTVQPLPSHCPAGRQRYADGSVETVYDSETDGGAVTDGVSN from the exons ATGGCTCAGAGGAAGACTGCAGCCTGCCTCCCCAAAGCACCCATCAACCAAGACAACGCTCGTTTCTTCCTTCTCGCTGCACTCATTTTTCTCTACCTCCTGTGCGGGGCCGCCATcttctccgtcctggagcacccATTTGAGCTCCGTGCCCGCCGCCTGTGGCGCCAGCAGCTGGATAACTTCACCCGCCGATACAGCGTTCACCCGAGGGCCCTGCACACCTTGCTGCGACAGTACGAGGAGGCCAATGGAGCGGGGATACGAGTGGACGCATTAAGGCCTCGCTGGGACTTTTCTGGAGCGTTTTACTTTGTTGGTACAGTGGTCTCCACGATTG gGTTTGGTATGACCACACCAGCGACTATAGCCGGAAAGATCTTCTTAATCTTTTACGGTCTGATCGGCTGCGCTGCCACCATCCTCTTTTTCAACCTCTTCTTGGAGAGGATCATCACCATGCTGGCCTACATCATGCGCTGGTGTCATGAACGTCGCCTTCGTTTCGGTGGAGTCGGCGACATGTCTAGCAGACAGGAGCCGTCCGGGGAGGAGGATAGCCTCGAAGGCTGGAAACCTTCCGTTTATTATGTGATGCTGATTCTTGGACTGGCCTCAATAGTGATCGCATGCAGTGCCTCTACACTCTACTGTTCCATGGAGAACTGGAGCTATGTGGACTCTCTGTATTTCTGCTTTGTGGCCTTCAGTACCATCGGCTTTGGGGACCTGGTAAGCAGCCAGAGGCTGCACTATGAATCTCAGGAGGCCTACCGGCTCGGAAACTGCCTTTTCATCCTCATGGGAGTTTGTTGTATTTATTCACTCTTTAATGTCATTTCCATCATCATCAAACAGACTCTTAACTGGATCTTGGAAAAATTGCTGTGTCCCGGTGACCGTCGGCTCTGCTCTTGTTCCGCAACCGGATGCTGGTGGCTCTGCTGCCACTGCCCGCACGACAGAAAGCACAATCGGAGGCATCAGCCGGCACCCTTTGGGCAAAAACGATCGAAGCGCAACACAGTCCAGCCGCTGCCGTCGCACTGTCCTGCAGGGAGGCAGCGTTACGCAGACGGCTCGGTGGAGACTGTGTATGACAGCGAGACGGACGGCGGCGCGGTAACGGACGGGGT AAGCAACTGA
- the ccdc61 gene encoding centrosomal protein CCDC61 isoform X1, with protein sequence MEEGSEVMENIVFRGVEFAVKVEVDKGVLLVEISDSKTADQWKGEFDPAYIEDLTRKTGNFKQFPIFCSMLESAVRKTSDSVTLDLLTYADLELLRNRKAGVVGRPRGHPQSSALTAKRYLILIYTVEFDRIHYPLPLPYIGKPDPAALQKEIRSLRAELSALTSQGVGKSAELEIHRLRAELALMKEEKEAIAKVLERLQLGGSVPTPGGPQDWRGRDVVRTLEEQLLKERAKSQRSATKRCQEQQLLMEQLDELRASECTLRLHVKSLTNELALLRRSRGTPTSACGEIYRSHNPVRGRSGSRERRVDRVQRSTERGRRADSTGTRSVVRRPSPSPTGSRAPRFDPTAYIQDKQRRLRESELKKQLKVRRDLMMSPSLIPERGRSRSREGCPQLSRTGSRGRSLSIERQRSRNSSESSLVDMEEMTKALLRGRKQTFNGPSTSRGNLIAGKPLSSTPTYRMKDRESSIDTGAELSEIDARLQALQEYMRDLDTGH encoded by the exons ATGGAGGAGGGCTCGGAGGTGATGGAGAATATTGTGTTCCGAGGAGTGGAATTTGCCGTGAAGGTTGAAGTGGATAAGGGCGTGCTGCTGGTGGAAATTTCTGATTCAAAGACGGCAGATCAGTGGAAGGGAGAATTTGATCCGGCGT aCATCGAAGACCTCACACGCAAAACGGGCAACTTCAAACAGTTCCCCATTTTTTGTAGCATGTTGGAATCCGCTGTGAGAAAG ACGAGTGATTCTGTCACACTCGACTTATTGACCTATGCGGACCTGGAGCTTCTGCGGAATAGGAAAGCCGGAGTGGTCGGTCGCCCTCGGGGCCATCCGCAGTCGTCCGCTCTTACCGCCAAACGCTACCTTATTCTCATCTACACTGTGGAGTTTGACAG GATACACTACCCTTTACCGCTGCCATACATCGGAAAGCCGGACCCGGCCGCCTTGCAGAAAGAGATCAGGAGTCTTAGGGCGGAGCTAAGCGCACTCACCTCTCAAGGAGTTGGCAAGTCTGCGGAGCTCGAAATCCACCGCTTACGAGCGGA GCTAGCTCTGATGAAGGAGGAGAAAGAGGCCATCGCCAAAGTCTTGGAGCGATTGCAGCTCGGTGGAAGCGTTCCTACGCCCGGCGGTCCTCAAGACTGGAGGGGTCGGGACGTGGTGAGGACCTTGGAGGAGCAGCTGCTCAAGGAGAGGGCAAAGAGTCAGCGCTCGGCCACCAAACGATGCCAGGAGCAGCAACTGCTGATGGAGCAG CTGGATGAACTAAGGGCCTCGGAGTGCACGCTCCGCCTTCATGTCAAGAGTCTGACTAATGAACTGGCTCTGCTACGCAGAAG CAGAGGGACGCCCACTTCTGCATGTGGGGAGATCTATCGTTCGCACAACCCTGTCAGGGGTCGCTCGGGATCCAGAGAACGGAGAGTCGACAGAGTGCAAAGGTCAACGGAAAGAGGGAGACGAGCAGACTCGACAGGGACTCGTTCTGTCGTACGGAGGCCCTCACCTTCTCCCACTG GGTCTCGAGCGCCTCGTTTTGACCCAACTGCTTATATCCAGGACAAACAGCGCCGACTAAGAGAATCTGAACTCAAAAA ACAGTTAAAGGTGCGGCGGGACTTAATGATGTCACCATCACTGATACCTGAACGAGGCCGTTCCCGCTCCAGAGAGGGTTGTCCTCAGTTGAGTCGCACCGGGAGCCGAGGAAGGAGTTTGTCTATAGAGCGGCAAAGAAGCAGGAACTCCTCTGAGAGCTCCTTAGTGGATATGGAGGAGATGACCAAAGCGCTCCTCAG AGGAAGAAAACAGACATTCAACGGCCCCAGTACG TCCAGAGGGAACCTGATAGCCGGCAAGCCCTTAAGCAGCACTCCAACATACAGGATGAAGGACAGAG AGAGCTCCATCGACACAGGCGCGGAGCTGTCGGAGATAGACGCCAGGCTTCAGGCCCTGCAGGAGTACATGAGGGACTTGGACACAGGACATTAA
- the kcnk12l gene encoding potassium channel subfamily K member 13 isoform X2, which yields MAQRKTAACLPKAPINQDNARFFLLAALIFLYLLCGAAIFSVLEHPFELRARRLWRQQLDNFTRRYSVHPRALHTLLRQYEEANGAGIRVDALRPRWDFSGAFYFVGTVVSTIGFGMTTPATIAGKIFLIFYGLIGCAATILFFNLFLERIITMLAYIMRWCHERRLRFGGVGDMSSRQEPSGEEDSLEGWKPSVYYVMLILGLASIVIACSASTLYCSMENWSYVDSLYFCFVAFSTIGFGDLVSSQRLHYESQEAYRLGNCLFILMGVCCIYSLFNVISIIIKQTLNWILEKLLCPGDRRLCSCSATGCWWLCCHCPHDRKHNRRHQPAPFGQKRSKRNTVQPLPSHCPAGRQRYADGSVETVYDSETDGGAVTDGVYVGRRMSGEMISVNEFMVPNKVSLAILQKQLSETAHQGPRQSYGHQNGFSEGVGALAFMNNRLQETSVDR from the exons ATGGCTCAGAGGAAGACTGCAGCCTGCCTCCCCAAAGCACCCATCAACCAAGACAACGCTCGTTTCTTCCTTCTCGCTGCACTCATTTTTCTCTACCTCCTGTGCGGGGCCGCCATcttctccgtcctggagcacccATTTGAGCTCCGTGCCCGCCGCCTGTGGCGCCAGCAGCTGGATAACTTCACCCGCCGATACAGCGTTCACCCGAGGGCCCTGCACACCTTGCTGCGACAGTACGAGGAGGCCAATGGAGCGGGGATACGAGTGGACGCATTAAGGCCTCGCTGGGACTTTTCTGGAGCGTTTTACTTTGTTGGTACAGTGGTCTCCACGATTG gGTTTGGTATGACCACACCAGCGACTATAGCCGGAAAGATCTTCTTAATCTTTTACGGTCTGATCGGCTGCGCTGCCACCATCCTCTTTTTCAACCTCTTCTTGGAGAGGATCATCACCATGCTGGCCTACATCATGCGCTGGTGTCATGAACGTCGCCTTCGTTTCGGTGGAGTCGGCGACATGTCTAGCAGACAGGAGCCGTCCGGGGAGGAGGATAGCCTCGAAGGCTGGAAACCTTCCGTTTATTATGTGATGCTGATTCTTGGACTGGCCTCAATAGTGATCGCATGCAGTGCCTCTACACTCTACTGTTCCATGGAGAACTGGAGCTATGTGGACTCTCTGTATTTCTGCTTTGTGGCCTTCAGTACCATCGGCTTTGGGGACCTGGTAAGCAGCCAGAGGCTGCACTATGAATCTCAGGAGGCCTACCGGCTCGGAAACTGCCTTTTCATCCTCATGGGAGTTTGTTGTATTTATTCACTCTTTAATGTCATTTCCATCATCATCAAACAGACTCTTAACTGGATCTTGGAAAAATTGCTGTGTCCCGGTGACCGTCGGCTCTGCTCTTGTTCCGCAACCGGATGCTGGTGGCTCTGCTGCCACTGCCCGCACGACAGAAAGCACAATCGGAGGCATCAGCCGGCACCCTTTGGGCAAAAACGATCGAAGCGCAACACAGTCCAGCCGCTGCCGTCGCACTGTCCTGCAGGGAGGCAGCGTTACGCAGACGGCTCGGTGGAGACTGTGTATGACAGCGAGACGGACGGCGGCGCGGTAACGGACGGGGTGTACGTAGGCCGCCGGATGTCGGGAGAAATGATTTCTGTCAATGAGTTCATGGTTCCCAATAAGGTGTCTTTGGCAATTCTGCAGAAGCAACTGAGCGAAACCGCTCACCAGGGGCCGCGGCAGAGTTATGGCCACCAGAATGGATTTTCGGAGGGAGTAGGTGCTTTGGCCTTTATGAATAACCGTCTACAGGAAACCAGTGTGGATAGGTAG
- the rtn2b gene encoding reticulon-2b: protein MASKLIDLVYWRSTSRTGVVFTGLVVCLASLFQLSAITLLSHICLGVMCVTFPLRLYYKLLELLRWNPGLHPFQSYLDYDSSLTDKETVMLVEEVVLLIAFAVTELKRLLFIDNVIDSLKFVLLLYLLTYVGVLTAGLTLIITAVIVLFSFPLLYKKQQVRIRKIVRFCKAFEKKINTWCLWVHDTVQSARGQAAASKPAPTPSSKQKVKAK, encoded by the exons ATGGCCAGCAAAC TGATAGACCTGGTCTACTGGAGGAGCACGAGCAGGACCGGTGTGGTGTTCACGGGCTTGGTGGTGTGTCTGGCTAGCCTGTTCCAGCTGAGCGCCATCACTCTACTCTCTCACATTTGTTTGGGTGTCATGTGCGTCACCTTCCCCCTGCGCCTCTACTACAAACTGCTGGAGCTGCTGCGCTGGAATCCCGGCCTTCACCCTTTTCA GTCATATCTGGACTATGACAGCTCTTTGACAGACAAGGAGACGGTGATGCTGGTGGAGGAGGTGGTGCTGTTAATTGCATTCGCTGTCACAGAGCTTAAACGTCTTCTTTTCATTGATAACGTGATTGACTCACTTAAG tTTGTGTTGCTGCTGTATCTGCTAACTTATGTCGGTGTTCTCACCGCTGGGCTGACTCTGATCATAACTG CTGTCATTGTTCTCTtttcctttcctctgctctacAAAAAACAGCAG GTGAGGATCAGGAAGATTGTCAGATTTTGCAAAGcttttgaaaagaaaatcaatacTTG GTGCCTCTGGGTGCACGATACAGTCCAATCGGCTCGGGGACAAGCCGCCGCCTCTAAACCGGCCCCTACGCCATCCTCCAAACAGAAAGTGAAGGCAAAGTAA